GGTCGTCCAGTCCGCGGGCACCGACGGTCGCGCCGTCGACCGCCCGCGAGACGTCGGCGGCGAGCGACTCCGCGCGCTCGACCGTCCGGTTCGCGACGCGAACGCTCGCGCCAGCGTCCGCCAGTCCGAACGCGACCGCTCGCCCCGCGCCGCCCGCGCCGACGACGACCGCCGTCGAACCCTCGAGTTTCGCGTCCGCCTGCTCGCGGAGCGCACGGACCGCCCCCTCCACGTCCGTGTTGTGTCCCGTCACCGTCTCTCCGGAGAAGTCGAGCGTGTTCACCGCACCGACCGCCGACGCCAGGTCGTCCGTCTCGACCGCAGCGGCGACGTCGCGCTTGAACGGCACCGTCACGTTCAATCCCGCGACGCCGAGCGCGTCCGCGCCAGCGACTGCGTCGACGGCCGCGTCCTCGTCCGGCTCGAACGTCACGTACCGCGCGTCGAGCCCGAGCGCGTCGTACGCAGCCTCGTGCATCGGCGGCGACAGCGAGTGCCCGACCGGATTCCCGATTAGTCCGTACACGTCCATACGCGGGGCGTCGGGACCGCCGACCAAAAGCCATGCGTCACCGGGAACGCCCCCTGGTGCTCGTACTTGCGTGGACGGAATCCGATGCCGCTCACTCGTCGGGTCGAACGACGAGCACCGGGACGTCCACCTGCTTGAGCACGCGGTCGGTCGTACTGCCGAGCAACTGGCCGGCGAACGACCCCTCGCCGCGGGACGCCATCGCGACGAAGTCCACGCCCGCGTCGTCGACGTACGCCGTTATCTCCGCCGATGGCGACCCCGTCCGAACCGACCGCGTGGGGTCGAGCGCGCCGTCGCCCGCAGCTTCCTCGCAGGCCGCCGCGAACGCGTCCAGTTCCTCGGTGGCCTCGGCGACCAGTCCGTCGACGTACTCCTCGCTCACTCCCCCGGCGTTGAACGGCCCCGCCTCGCGAGCGACGTCCACGACCGACAGCACGTGCATCGTCGCGTCGTACGTCGTCGCGACGCTCGCACCCGCCGGTATCGCTGCCCGCGCCGCGTCGCTGCCGTCCGAGGTCACCAGCACGTCCTCGTAGTCGCCCACGCCCTGACCCTGCTCGGGGACCGTCAACACCGGCCGGTCGGTCGATCGCAGCACGCGCTCCGTGACGCTTCCGAGGAACCGCTCCCTGAGGCCCGCGTGTCCGTGCCGCCCCATCGCGATCACGTCCGCGTCCGCGTCCACGGCCGTCTCGACGATCGCCGACCGCGGGTCGTCCTCCAAGACTCGCGTCCGCACCGTCAACTGGTTCGCCGCGCCGATCTCCGATACGTCGTCCGCGATCGACCGCGCGTCCGCCGTCGACAGCTCGCCGTCTGCGGCGACGACGACCGTGGCCGACGCGTCGTACGTCGCCGCCAGTTCGACGCCGACGCGCGCCGCTCGCATCCCGCAGTCGCTCCCATCGGTCGCGACGACTACCTCCTCGAACATGTGTCGACTGAACGATAGGGGAACCCGGCACAAAAACCCGCGGCTGCCGCGGCGACCAATTCGATGCTACGTGAGAGGATTCCACGCAGCACTACCTCCGGAAATCGCAAGGGTTACTTGTACCTTGGCGGACCTTCAGATATGCTCAAAGACCGGCTCCGGCACCCGCTGGTCGCCCTCGCGCTCGCCGCCCTCCTCACGGCTCCATGGGTGACGGTAGAACTCGTGGGTGGCCCGGACGCGGTGGGTCTCGGGAACCTCTCGACAGTCGCAGTGAGCGGCGTGGCGGTCCTCGGCGCGTCGTTCATGCTCGCGTGGGGCGCGGAGACCGCGGAGAAGGACGTCCCGCGAGCGTTCGCGATCGCGGTGCTCGCGGTGCTCGCGGTCGCGCCCGAGTACGCCGTCGACGCGCTCTACGCGTGGCAGGCCGGGAGCGGCGGTGCGACCGAGGCCGCCTGTAGCGCGAGCAACCTCCCCTCGCAGACGCAGGCCGTGAAGGACGCGTGTCACGACGCGAACCTCGCGATCGCGAACATGACGGGCGCGAACCGCATCCTCATCGGACTGGGCTGGTCAGGCATCGCGCTGTTCACCGTCTACCGCGCCGGCAGCGAACGCGACT
Above is a genomic segment from Halorubellus sp. JP-L1 containing:
- a CDS encoding shikimate dehydrogenase; amino-acid sequence: MDVYGLIGNPVGHSLSPPMHEAAYDALGLDARYVTFEPDEDAAVDAVAGADALGVAGLNVTVPFKRDVAAAVETDDLASAVGAVNTLDFSGETVTGHNTDVEGAVRALREQADAKLEGSTAVVVGAGGAGRAVAFGLADAGASVRVANRTVERAESLAADVSRAVDGATVGARGLDDLVGALADADVLVNATSVGMEEDETPVPAAALHGGLVVLDAVYAPLETRLLRDATAAGARTVDGAWMLLYQGAAAFERWTDEPAPVDAMNDALRNGLSQ
- a CDS encoding universal stress protein; translation: MFEEVVVATDGSDCGMRAARVGVELAATYDASATVVVAADGELSTADARSIADDVSEIGAANQLTVRTRVLEDDPRSAIVETAVDADADVIAMGRHGHAGLRERFLGSVTERVLRSTDRPVLTVPEQGQGVGDYEDVLVTSDGSDAARAAIPAGASVATTYDATMHVLSVVDVAREAGPFNAGGVSEEYVDGLVAEATEELDAFAAACEEAAGDGALDPTRSVRTGSPSAEITAYVDDAGVDFVAMASRGEGSFAGQLLGSTTDRVLKQVDVPVLVVRPDE